Part of the Thauera sedimentorum genome, GTCGCGGTGCATTTCGCCGACGGTGCCGTGGTGAGGAAGGGCGACCCGCTGTTCACCATCGATCCGCGCCCCTATGCCGCCGCCCTGGAACACGCGCGCGCCGGGCTGGCCGCGGCCGAGGCGCGGCTGGCCTACACCGCTTCCGACCTGGCGCGCGCCGAGCGCCTGATCGCCGACCACGCCATCGCCCAGCGCGACTACGAGGAAAAGCGCAACGCCGCGCGCGAGGCCGAGGCCAACCGCCTGGCCGCACGCGCCGCGGTGGAGTCCGCGCGCCTCAACCTGGAATACACCCGCATCGGTGCGCCGGTGGCCGGACGGGTGTCGCGCGCCGAAGTGACCGTGGGCAACGTGGTCGCCGCCGGCCCGGCCTCGCCGCCACTCACCACCCTGGTGTCGGTGGCGCGCCTGTACGCCGCCTTCGACGTGGACGAGCAGAGCTTCCTCGCGCTGATCAACGGCCGCGACAACGGCGCCGACGTGCCGGTGCTGCTCGGCCTCGCCAACGAGGACGGCTACCCGCGCCGCGGCACGGTGAGCTCGGTGGACAACCACCTCGACACCTCCTCGGGCACGATCCGCGTGCGCGCGGTGTTCGACAACCCCGACGGCCGCCTGCTGCCCGGGCTCTACGCCCGCGTGCGGCTGGGCAGCAGCGCGCCGCGCGAGGCGCTCTTGATCGACGAACGCGCGATCGGCACCGACCAGGACAAGCGCTTCGTGCTGGTGGTCGACGAGGCCGACCGCACCGCCTACCGCGAAGTGGCGCTGGGTGCGGCGCACGGCCCGCTGCGCGTGGTCGAGGCCGGCCTGCAGGCGGGCGAGCGCATCGTGGTCAATGGCCTGCAGCGCACCCGCCCGGGGCAGACCGTGGCGCCCAACCCGGTGCTGATGTCCGGCGCCCCGGACCCGGCCGCCCCGGCCGCGCGCGCGTCGATCGCCGACAACAGCTGAGCGCGCCGCCATGAACATCTCCAAGTTCTTCATAGACCGGCCGATCTTCGCCGGCGTGCTCTCCGTCCTGATCCTGCTCGGCGGCCTGCTGGCGATGTTCCAGCTGCCGATCTCCGAGTACCCGGAGGTGGTGCCGCCCTCGGTGGTGGTGCGCGCCCAGTACCCCGGCGCCAACCCCAAGGTGATCGCCGAGACCGTGGCTTCGCCCCTGGAAGAGGCGATCAACGGCGTCGAGGACATGCTCTACATGCAGTCGCAGGCGAACAGCGACGGCAACCTCGCGCTGACCGTGCATTTCCGCCTCGGCATGGACCCGGACAAGGCCCAGCAGCTGGTGCAGAACCGCGTCTCGCAGGCCCTGCCGCGCCTGCCCGAGGACGTGCAGCGCCTCGGCGTGACCACGGTGAAAAGCTCGCCCACGCTGACCCTGGTGGTGCACCTGGTCTCCCCGGACGACCGCTACGACGCCACCTACCTGCGCAACTACGCGGTGCTCAACGTCAAGGACCGCCTGTCGCGCATCGCCGGCGTCGGCGAAGTGGCGATCTGGGGCGCCGGCAACTACGCCATGCGGGTGTGGCTGGACCCGCACAAGGTCGCCCAGCGCGGACTGACCGCGAGCGACGTGGTGCGTGCGATCCGCGAGCAGAACGTGCAGGTCGCCGCCGGCGTGATCGGCGCCTCGCCCACGCTGCCCGAGGTGCCGCTGCAGTTCTCGGTGAATGCGCGCGGGCGCCTCTCCACCGAAGCGGAGTTCCGCGACATCGTGCTCAAGACCGCGCCCGACGGCGGCGTCACCCGCCTGGCCGACGTCGCCCGCGTCGAGCTGGATGCGGCGGAATACGGCCTGCGCTCGCTGCTCGACAACAAGCCGGCGATCGGCATGGGCATCATGCAGTCGCCCGGCGCCAACGCGCTGGCGGTTTCCTCTGCGGTGCGCGCGGCGATGGCCGAGCTCAAGCAGGACTTCCCGGATTCGGTCGATTACCGCATCGAGTACGACCCCACCCAGTTCGTGCGCGCCAGCATCAAGGCGGTGGTGTTCACCCTGCTGGAAGCGGTCGCCCTGGTGGTGCTGGTGGTGATCCTCTTCCTGCAGACCTGGCGTGCCTCCATCATCCCGCTGCTGGCGGTGCCGGTGTCCATCATCGGCACCTTCGCGCTGATGCTGGCCTTCGGCTACTCGGTCAACGCGCTGTCGCTGTTCGGCATGGTGCTGGCGATCGGCATCGTGGTCGATGACGCGATCGTCGTGGTGGAGAACGTCGAGCGCAACATCGCCGCCGGGCTTAGTCCACGCGACGCCACCTACCGCGCGATGCAGGAAGTCAGCGGGCCGATCATCGCCATCGCGCTGACCCTGGTCGCGGTGTTCGTGCCGCTCGCCTTCATGACCGGGCTGACCGGGCAGTTCTACAAGCAGTTCGCGATGACCATCGCCATCTCCACGGTGATCTCGGCGTTCAACTCGCTGACCCTGTCGCCCGCGCTCGCCGCGCTGCTGCTCAAGGGCCACCACGGCAACGAGCGCCCGGACTGGCTGACCCGCGTGATGAACCGCGCCTTCGGCGGCTTCTTCGCGCGCTTCAACCGCTTCTTCGGGCGCGCCTCGGAAAGCTACGGGCGCGGCGTGACCGGCGCGATCAACCGCAAGAGCAAGGTCATGGGCGTCTACGCGCTGCTGCTGGCGCTCGCCGCCGGCGTGGCCTGGGTGCTGCCCGGCGGCTTCGTGCCGGCGCAGGACAAGCAGTACCTGATCAGCTTCGCCCAACTGCCCAACGGCGCCTCGCTCGACCGCACCGAGGACGTGATCCGCCGCATGAGCGCGATCGCCCTGGAGCAGCCCGGCGTGGAGAGCGCGATCGCCTTCCCCGGCCTGTCGATCAACGGCTTCACCAACAGCTCGTCGGCGGGCATCGTCTTCGTGACGCTGAAGCCCTTCGCCGAACGCCGTTCGGCCGAACTCTCCGCCGGGGCAATCGCCGGCGCGCTCAACGGCCAGTACGCCGCGATCAAGGATTCCTTCATCGCGGTGTTCCCGCCGCCGCCGGTGATGGGCCTGGGCACGCTGGGCGGCTTCAAGCTGCAGATCCAGGACCGCGGCGCGCTCGGCTACGCGGAGCTGGACGCCGCCGCCAAGGCTTTCATCGCCGCCGCGCAGCAGGCGCCCGAGCTGGGGCCGAGCTTCACCAGCTACCAGATCAACGTGCCGCAGCTCAACGTCGATCTCGACCGCGTGAAGGCCAAGCAGCTCGGCGTGCCGGTCACCGAGGTGTTCGACACCATGCAGATCTACCTCGGTTCGCTGTACGTGAACGACTTCAACCGCTTCGGCCGCGTCTACCAGGTGCGCGCCCAGGCCGACGCGCCGTACCGCGCGCGCCCCGAGGACATCGGCCAGCTCAAGACGCGCAACGCCGCCGGCGACATGGTGCCGCTGTCCTCGCTGGTGCAGGTGAGGAACAGCTTCGGCCCGGAGATGGTGGTGCGCTACAACGGCTACACCGCCGCCGACATCAACGGCGGGCCGGCGCCCGGCTACTCGTCCGACCAGGCCGAGGCCGCCGCCGAGCGCATCGCCGCCGAGGTGCTGCCGCCGGGCATCAGGTTCGAATGGACCGACCTGACCTACCAGAAGATCCTCGCCGGCAACGCGGGCGTGTGGATCTTCCCGCTCTCGGTGCTGCTGGTCTTCCTGGTGCTCGCCGCGCAGTACGAGAGCCTGACCCTGCCGCTGGCGGTGATCATGATCGTGCCGACCAGCATCTTCGCCGCGCTCACCGGGGTATGGCTGACCGGCGGCGACAACAACCTGTTCACCCAGATCGGCCTGATGGTGCTGGTCGGGCTGTCGGCCAAGAACGCCATCCTGATCGTCGAGTTCGCCCGCGAGCTGGAGCTGCAGGGCATGCGCGCGCTGGATGCCGCAATCGAGGCCAGCCGCCTGCGCCTGCGCCCCATCCTGATGACCTCGATCGCCTTCATCATGGGCGTGGTGCCGCTGGTGCTGTCCACCGGCGCCGGGTCCGAGATGCGCCAGGCGATGGGCATCGCGGTGTTCTTCGGCATGCTCGGCGTGACCCTGTTCGGCCTTTTCCTGACCCCGGTGTTCTACGTGCTGCTGCGCACCCTGGGCGGTGCGCGCAAGCTGCACACCGCCAGCCCGCACGCCGCGCCCATCGTGGCGCCGCACGACGCGCCGCACGGAGCCTGATGACATGACCAAACGAACCCTCACCCGCCTCCCGCTGTTGCTCGCATCCCTGCTGGTGCTGGCTGGCTGCTCGCTGGCTCCGGCCTACCAGCGCCCCGCGGTGGCCACCCCGGCAGCCTTCAAGGAGGCCGACCCCGAAGCCGCGGCGCTCTGGAAGACCGCGGCTCCGGCCGAGGACCAGCATCGCGGCGAATGGTGGACGATCTTCGCCGACGACACCCTGAACGCGCTCGAGGTCGAGGCCCTGGCCGCCAACCAGGACCTCGCCGCCGCCGCCGCGCGCCTCGCCCAGGCGCGCGCGCTGGAAGGCACGGCACGCGCCGAGCGCCTGCCGCAGATCGACGCCGGATTCGGCCCCAGCCGCCAGCGCCCGTCGCCGGCCTCGCAGGGGCTGGCGGCCGACGCCGACACCTCGCCGTCCACGCTGTGGCGCGCGCAGGCGACGATCGGCTACGAAGTCGATCTGTTTGGCCGCGTGGCCTCGGCGGTGGATGCCGCCGGCGCCGACCGCGAACAGCGTGAAGCGCTGCTGCGCTCGGTGCAGCTCGCGCTGCAGGCCGACGTCGCGCAAGCCTACTTCCTGCTGCGCGAGCTCGACGCCGAGCAGGCCCTGTTCGGCGCCACCGTGCGCCTGCGCGAGGAAGCCCTGCATCTCTTGCAGCGCCGCTTCGAGGCCGGCGACATCGGCGAGCTGGACGTCGCCCGCGCGCGCACCGAGCTGGCCGCGGCGCAGGCCGAGGCGCACGGCATCGCACGCCGCCGCGCCGCCGCCGAGCATGCGCTCGCCATCCTGCTCGGCAAGCCGCCGGCGGCCTTCGACTTCGCTCCGCAGCCGCTCGCCCGCGTGGCGGTGGAAGTGCCGCCCGGCCTGCCCTCGGAACTGCTCGAACGCCGCCCCGACATCGCCGCCGCCGAACGCGCCATGGCCGCGGCCAACGCGCGCATCGGCATCGCCCGCGCGGCCTTCTTCCCGCGCCTGACCCTGACCGGCGCGCTCGGCTACGAATCGGCCGAGCTCGGCGACCTGTTCCGCTGGTCCAGCCGCAGCTTCCTGCTCGGTCCGCTCGCCGGCACCGTGCTGTCGCTGCCGATCTTCGACGGTGGCCGGCGCGATGCGGAGCTCGCACGCAGCCGCGCGGCGTACGAGGAAGACGTCGCGCGCTATCGCCAGACCGTGCTCGAAGCCTTCCGCGAGGTCGAGGACGGCCTCTCGGCATTGCGCACCCTGGCCGCCCAGAGCCGCGCGCAGGACGAAGCCCTGTCCGCCGCCGAACGCGCCGCCCGCCTGTCGCAATTTCAGTACCGCGAAGGCGCCACCAGCTACTTCGAGGTCATCGACGCCGACCGCAGCGTGCTGCAGCAGCGCCGCACCGCAGTGCAGCTCGACGGCGAACGCGCACGCACCGCAGTGGCGCTGATCCGCGCGCTGGGTGGCGGTTGGGACGAGGCGCTGGCGCCGGGCGAGGCCAGCGGGCCGGCGCAGATCGCGCGGCGCGACTGAGCCGCGCAACCGTAGGAGCGGCCTTGGCCGCGATGCGGCCTATGGGAAAACAAGCGCTGCATCGCGGGCAAGCCCGCTCCTACCATCCGGCCGGGCGCTTTTTGCGCATCGCGTTGTCGAAGCCGAAACGCAGGGGGCGGGCACGCCCCCTGCGTCCATCGCATCGACACGGAGGATCGCCATGCACACGATCACCACACCACGGGCCTGGCTCGCGGCATTCGCGCTGCTCGCCGGCCTGCTGCTGGCGCAGGCCGCACCCGCCCACCACGGCTGGGGCTGGGCCAGCGATCAGGAGTTCGAACTCAGCGGCACGATCACCGCGGTGCGCCTGGGCAATCCTCACGGCGAACTGACCGTGGATGTCGACGGCCAGAGCTGGGTGGTCGAAGTCGGCCAGCCGTGGCGCAACCGCCGCGCCGGGCTCGACGACGAACTGCTGCGGGTGGGCACCCGCGTCACCGTCCACGGCCACCGCGCCACCGATCCGGCGCGCCGGTTGATCAAGGCCGAGCGCCTCGTCATCGACGGCAAGGACTACGTGCTCTACCCGGACCGGGAATCCTGAGCGGACCGCGGCGCCACCGAATCAGGGAGGCGTGTCGATGGAAGCACTGATGTTCGGCCTCGAAGCCAGCGCGCTCGCCCGCGCGCTGGGCGAGTCGCTGTGGGTCTATCCGCTGGTCAACGCCGGCCACCTGCTCGGCATGGCCCTGCTGGTCGGCGCCATCGTGCCGGTGGACCTGCGCCTGCTGGGCGCCTGGCGCGCGGTGCCGCTGGCGCCCTTCTGCCAGGTGCTGGCGCGCAGCGCGGCGGTCGGCCTGGCGCTTGCGGTGGTCTGCGGCGCGCTGCTGTTCATCACCCGCGCCAGCGAATACGCCGCCTCCGGGCTGTTCCTCGCCAAGATGGCGATCGTGGCGCTGGCCACCGCCAACGCGCTGGCGCTGCGCTTCACCGGCTTCGACGAGCTGCTGCGTGCCGGCGATGCGGACCGTCCGCTGCCGCGCCGGGTACGCATCGCCGCCGCGCTCTCGCTGCTCGCCTGGCTGGCGGCGCTGGTCCTCGGACGGCTGATCGGTTACCGCTGAGGGCCGCGTCTGTGCGCCTCAGGCCTGAAAGCCCTCTCCGGTGGCAAAGAAATGCCCGCCGGCACGGTAGTGGATGGTGCGCTGCGCCTCGTCGGCAAAGCGCCAGCGGCCGTTGGCGAACACCGCCGGATCGGCCCAGGCCGCCACCACTTCGGCGATGAACAGGTCGTACTTGCGCTGATTGTCCGGCTCCGGGATCACCCGGCATTCCAGCCAGGCCAGGCAGCCGTCCACCAACGGCGCGCCCACCTGGGCCGCCGGTTCGGTGGCCACACCGAGGGCGGCGAGCTTGTCGCCCTCGCGCCCGCTGCTGGAGCCCGCCGCCAGCACCGTCTGCGCGATGCGCCGCGAGGGGATGTTGAGCACGAACTCGCCGCTCGCCTCGACCAACTCACGGGTCAGCGTGCTGCGGTCGATCACCACCGCCACCTTGGGTGGATCGAAGTCCAGCGGCATCGCCCACGAGGCCGCCATGACGTTGCGCCGGCCGTTGGCGGCGCTGCTCACCAGCGTGACCGGGCCGTGGTTGAGCAGCAGATAGGCCTTGTTGAGTTCGACGGCGGCGCGCGCGATCATCGGCGGATTCCCTGGTGGTCGTTGATGTCCGGCGCGCAGCATACGACAAAGCGCGGCCGGCGACGCGGCACACCACGCAGCTACAATCGGCGCACTTGCAGATCACGCTGCCCGAGCCCCATGCACAAGACCCTGACCGTATTCAGCGGCGCCACCACCGCGCCCGAGTTCGACCGCCCGCGCCCCGACCGCCTGGTGGCCGGCAACCCGCTGCGCACCACCCGGGAGCATTTCGAGCGCGACGGCATGTCCGCCGGCACCTGGTCGTGCGAACCCGGCGCCTGGCGCATCGCCTTCGCCGAGGGCACCGACGAGTTCTTCCATGTGATCAGCGGGCGCATCCGCATCACCGACGAGGCCGGCACGGCGCGCGAATTCGGCCCCGGCGAGGCCTGCGTGATTCCGTCCGGCTTCACCGGCCTGTTCGAGGTGCTGGAGCCGGTGACCAAGCACTACGTGTTCATGCGCCGGCCGACCGATTCGGCGTAGATTGGGTGCGGGCGGCCGGGCGTTACCCCGGCTGCTATGTGCGCACCACCGGGTCGGGCGATCTTCCGACCGTACGCCGGCGGGTGATGCGCACCTTCACACCTGCGGCGCACCCGGGTGCGCCAGCCGCACAGGCGCCCGCACCCGGCACATTGTGCGCCTTTCGCAGCTAGCGTTCGTCCGCCGTCGCGCCGGATTCGTGCCCATCCAGCGCCCAGACCTCCTCGATCGCCGCAACCACCGCTCGCACCGGCGCTTCCTCGCCGCGGCGCGCCAGCCAGGCGAAGCGCAGGCTCACCGTTGGCGCGGGCGCATCGAGCGGCAGGGGGATGGCGAACAGCGGCCGGCGCTGCGCCGCCTCCTCGATGTCCTTGCGGCGGGTGACGGCCAGACCGGTTTCGGCCGCCACCAAGGCGAGCACGGCGTCCTTCTGGTTGGCCATTGCCGCGCGCCGCGGCAGCGCCGGCAGCGCCTCGAACAGCTGGGCCATGACCTGGTGCTGGATGCGGTCGGGCGAGTTGTGGATCCACGGGAGCTGCGCCAGCGCGGCCACGCTGGTGTCGCCAAGCCGCTCGCGCCAGGCCAGCGGCGCGGCGATGGCCATCTCCTCCTCGCATAGCAGGCGACTGTCGAACTCGGCCGCATCCACCGGGCCGCTCATGAAGCAGGCATCCAGCCGCCCCTGGCGCAGCTTGGGCAGGTTGGCGCCGGTGGTGCCGGAGAGGAACTCCACCTCCAGGCGCGGATGGCGGGCCCGCAGGCACTGCTGCAGCGCCGCCACGCGCAGGAAGGCCGCGTCGGTGTTGAGCCCGATGCGCACCGCGCCGATGAGTTCGTCGCGCAGCCCGCCGGCCTTGCGCCTGAAGGCATCGACCGCGCCGAACACCTGCCGTGCCTCATCCAGCAAGGCCGCGCCGGCCGGCGTCAGCGCCATGCCGCGCGGGGTGCGTTCGAACAGGTCCAGGCCCAGCTCGGCTTCCAGCGCCTTCACATGCGCGCTGACCGCGGGCTGGCTGATGCACAGGGCTTCCGCGGCACGCGTGAGGTGGCCGGCTTCGGCCACGGCGAGGAAGGTGCGCAGGTGATAGAGCTCCATGCGGGATCGGAGGGTCGGATAGTGAGCCGGTAGTAAACACCGGAACCGCCACCTGCGCCAGATCGAAGACGCACCCACGCACTGAACCCGCGATTGCCGATTGTGGGATGCGGACTCCTCGACAGCCGAAGCATGCCGGGCACGGCAGCCAGGATCGCCGAGGTCTGGCGGGTCGCTTCTCGGCTTGAATCGGACGACGGCCCAATGTCTGGATCGAGTCGGAACAGCAAACACCCGTCAGATGTTCAGCAACAATCCGTTGGCGACACCTCCGCCCTCCAGCTCGACGATCCGGGGTCGATTCGGCGGCGTTCGCGGTCGAGGCTTGTGCCTACTGTCAAAGTCACCGCGGGGGCCTACAGACATCCAATATCACCCCGCGAAGCCAGCGATGTACTGCGTCCCCGTGAAGCCTCGGGTGCCAGAACAGTGATACGGTAATTTCGGGAACGGCAAAGGGCAGGACAAACGAATACATGCCGTCGCGCAGGTTTCCTGTGTGGCGCTCGGGCACGCTCGCGATCAAGTCCGAAGCCCGCGCCAGCGCTACGGCGGTCGAGAAGCCACCGACGGTGGTGACGACATTGCGCTGCAGCCCCAGGGCAGCCAGTGCATCGTCGACCGGGCCGTGCGGCACGCCGCGCCGCGAGAGGCCGATATGCCGGCCCCTGGCGAATGAGGAAGGCGTGATCTCCTCGCCGCAAAGCAGGTGTCCGGCGCGTACCACGCCGATGAAACGGTCGCGAAACAGCGCCTGCACACGAATTTCGGGGCCCATGCCGCTGCCGAGCACGCCGGTTTCCAGATCCACCGTGCCGTCGCGCAGCGCGCTGCTGTCGCGGTCGAGCTTGGGCACGAAGCCCAGGCGGATGCCCGGCGCCGCCTGGGCTACGCGGGCCAGCAGCGACGGTCCGAAGTTCTCGACGAAGCCTTCGCCGGTGCGCAGGGTAAAGCTGCGTTCCAGCGTCGCCAGATCTGGTTCTTCCGCCGGTCGCAACGCGGCTTCCACGTCCTGCACCAACTCGCTCACCTTCTCACGCAGTTCCAGCGCGCGCGGTGTGGGTACAAGCCCGCGTCCGGCACGGACCAGCAGCGCATCACCCGTCGTCTCGCGCAGGCGGGCCAGCGCGCGGCTCATCGCCGATGGGCTCAGCCGCAGGCGCTCTGCCGCGCGCGCCACGTTGCCTTCGGCCAGCAGCACGTCCAGCGTGAGGAGCAGGTTGAAATCGGGCCTTGACATGCGCGCACCATAGCACGGCATTCGAATACATGGCGCTGCATGCACTAATTAACTGCAAACGGTGCGCCTTCCGCCTTGCCAGCCACCTTTCTACCATCCAGACATCGTGTTCAAGGAGTCAAGAGATGGAGTCGAAAGCTGTGCCCGCTTGGGCAGATCAAGAGGATGTCGACGGGGGCGCCGCGCCCGACGGCACTGCGCGCTCCATGGGGCGCGAGGAATGGAATCGGCGCTACGCGGTGAGCGAGTTTCTGTGGACCGTCGACGCCAACCGCTTCCTAGTCGCGGAGGCGGCAGGTTTGCCGCCGGGGCGGGCGCTGGACCTGGCCACCGGCGAAGGACGCAACGCCGTCTGGCTGGCCGAGCAGGGCTGGGATGTGTGGGCCGTCGATTTTGCCGAGCTGGGCTTGCAGAAAGCCCGGCGACTGGCGGACGCGCGCGGCGTGACGGGGCGCGTGAGCTTCGAGGTCGCGGACCTGCGCAGCTATCGGCCCGAGCCCGGCGGCTTCGATCTGGTCACGCTGACTTATCTGCAGATTCCTCAAGCGGAGCTGCAACCGATCCTGCTGAAGGCCGCGCAGGCCGTGGCGCCGGGCGGCACCTTCCTGCTCGTCGCCCACGATACATCGAACCGGGCCGACGGCTTCGGCGGCCCACAGGACCCCGCGGTGCTCTACACGGCGGAGGAGGTGGTGACCGCCGTCGAGCACGAGCTGGTCATCGAGAAGGCGCACACCGTAGAGCGCCTCGTCGACACCGACGATGGCCCGCGGGTGGCCATCGATTGCCTCGTGCGCGGCAGGAGGTTGCCATGAACACGCGCGATCATCGGCTCGGCGCAAACGCGCCGCAGAATGCCGCCTCGCGCTGGGCGATGGCCAGCCTGTCGCTGTCCATGTTGCTGTCCTCGCTGGGCACCAGCATCGCCAACGTGGCTCTGCCGACGCTGGCGCAGTCCTTCGATGCGTCCTTCCAGGCGGTCCAGTGGGTGGTGCTGGCCTATCTGCTCGCCATCACCAGCACGATCGTCGGCGTCGGCCGCCTGGGCGATGTCATCGGCCGGCGCCGACTGCTGCTCGTCGGCCTCGCCGTGTTTACCGCGGCCTCCGTACTGTGCAGCGCAGCGCCCGGCCTGGGGTGGCTGATCGCGGCGCGCGCGCTCCAGGGCGTGGGGGCGGCCATCATGATGGCGCTCACCATGGCGCTGGTGGGCGAGGCCATACCCAAGGAGCGCACCGGCCGCGCCATGGGCCTGCTGGGCACCCTGTCCGCGGTGGGCACGGCGCTGGGGCCGACGCTGGGCGGCCTGCTCATCGAGCTGGGCGGCTGGCAGGCCATCTTCCTGATCAAGCTCCCGCTCGGCGTGGCGACGCTGGTCCTGGCGTTGCGCGCCCTGCCGCCCGATGCTCGCCCGGGCGGGGACGCACGCCCACCATTCGACAAGGCCGGGGTAGTCGTCCTGGCGATGACGCTCGCGGCCTATGCGCTGGCGATGACGCTCGGCAAGGGACGTTTCGGCATCCTCAATGCCGCGCTGCTGCTTGCGGCCATCGTCGGCGGCGCCCTGTTCCTGCGGGTCGAAGCGCGGGCGCAGGCGCCGCTCGTGCGGCCGGGCCTGTTTCGCCAGGGTGCGCTTGGCGCCGGGTTCGCGATGAGCGCCCTGGTCACCGCCGTGGTCATGGCGACGCTGGTCGTGGGGCCCTTCTACCTCGCCAGCGCCTTCGCCCTGGATGCGGCGCGGGTGGGCCTGGTGATGTCGGCCGGCCCGCTGGTGGCCGCGCTCTCGGGCATGCCCGCCGGACGACTGGTGGATCGCCTGGGCGCACAACGGATGACCGTCGCCGGCCTGGGGGCGATGGCACTGGGTGCTTTCGCGCTGCCCGCGCTGTCCGCCAGCGTGGGGCTGCCGGGCTATGTCGGCTCGCTGGCCGTCATCACCTCCGGCTATGCGCTGTTCCAGGCGGCGAACAACACCGCGGTGATGACCCGCAGCAGCGCCGACCAGCGCGGACTTGTCTCCGGCCTGCTCAATCTGTCGCGCAACCTCGGTCTGATCACCGGCGCGTCCTTCATGGGCGCCGTCTTCGCCGCGGGCGCGGGCGAGTCCGACTTTACTTCGCTCGCGCCGCAGGCTGCCACTGCCGGCCTCATGGCTGCCTTCACCGTCGCCGGTTGCTTCGTGCTGGCAGCGCTGCTGCTTGCCGTGCGCTCCGTCGTCGCAACTCGGCGTGCAGAGCAACTGCGCGCCGAGTGATCCACCTCCCGATCTTTCACCCGTCAAAGGAGTACAGAACCATGGAACCCCGTCTCAACTTCTTCAAAGCCAATCCCGAAGCCATGCAGGCGATGACTGGAATCGAGCAGCGCATCGCCCGTTCCGGCCTGGAAAAGCCGCTGATGGAACTCGTTCGCCTGCGCACCTCGCAGATCAACGGCTGCGCCTACTGCCTGGACGTGCACACCGCCGATGCGCGCAAGGGCGGCGAGGACGAACGCCGTCTTGCCACCCTCGGCGTCTGGCGCGAAACGCCTTTCTTCAACGAGCGCGAGCGTGCCGCGCTGGAGTGGGCCGAGGCGCTCACCACGGTGGCGGATGCGCGGGTGCCCGACGAGGTGTGGGCCCGCGTCGCGCCCCGGTTCACGGCGGAGGAGATTGTCGACCTGACCTTGCTGGTCAACGCCATCAACGCCTGGAACCGCTTCGCCATCGCCTTCCGCAAGCGTCCAGCTTGAGCATTGGCTGGAGATGCCAGGTCGACGGCGGGAATTGAATCCGGAGAGTCGATTCCACGCGTCGGCCGCCCACAGATACGAGCAGAGGTCTGCATCCTGTCCCTTTGCAAGCTAGCGTTCTGCCCACTCGCTATTGCATGGAACCTGTGGGCTGGCACCGTCGGCGCGTTTCAGGGGCTCGGAGCGCAGGACGATTGTAGGAACGGCCTTGGCCGCGATGCTGCCCTCATTTTTT contains:
- a CDS encoding LysR family transcriptional regulator, which produces MSRPDFNLLLTLDVLLAEGNVARAAERLRLSPSAMSRALARLRETTGDALLVRAGRGLVPTPRALELREKVSELVQDVEAALRPAEEPDLATLERSFTLRTGEGFVENFGPSLLARVAQAAPGIRLGFVPKLDRDSSALRDGTVDLETGVLGSGMGPEIRVQALFRDRFIGVVRAGHLLCGEEITPSSFARGRHIGLSRRGVPHGPVDDALAALGLQRNVVTTVGGFSTAVALARASDLIASVPERHTGNLRDGMYSFVLPFAVPEITVSLFWHPRLHGDAVHRWLRGVILDVCRPPR
- a CDS encoding class I SAM-dependent methyltransferase translates to MESKAVPAWADQEDVDGGAAPDGTARSMGREEWNRRYAVSEFLWTVDANRFLVAEAAGLPPGRALDLATGEGRNAVWLAEQGWDVWAVDFAELGLQKARRLADARGVTGRVSFEVADLRSYRPEPGGFDLVTLTYLQIPQAELQPILLKAAQAVAPGGTFLLVAHDTSNRADGFGGPQDPAVLYTAEEVVTAVEHELVIEKAHTVERLVDTDDGPRVAIDCLVRGRRLP
- a CDS encoding LysR family transcriptional regulator, yielding MELYHLRTFLAVAEAGHLTRAAEALCISQPAVSAHVKALEAELGLDLFERTPRGMALTPAGAALLDEARQVFGAVDAFRRKAGGLRDELIGAVRIGLNTDAAFLRVAALQQCLRARHPRLEVEFLSGTTGANLPKLRQGRLDACFMSGPVDAAEFDSRLLCEEEMAIAAPLAWRERLGDTSVAALAQLPWIHNSPDRIQHQVMAQLFEALPALPRRAAMANQKDAVLALVAAETGLAVTRRKDIEEAAQRRPLFAIPLPLDAPAPTVSLRFAWLARRGEEAPVRAVVAAIEEVWALDGHESGATADER
- a CDS encoding carboxymuconolactone decarboxylase family protein, which gives rise to MEPRLNFFKANPEAMQAMTGIEQRIARSGLEKPLMELVRLRTSQINGCAYCLDVHTADARKGGEDERRLATLGVWRETPFFNERERAALEWAEALTTVADARVPDEVWARVAPRFTAEEIVDLTLLVNAINAWNRFAIAFRKRPA
- a CDS encoding MFS transporter; amino-acid sequence: MNTRDHRLGANAPQNAASRWAMASLSLSMLLSSLGTSIANVALPTLAQSFDASFQAVQWVVLAYLLAITSTIVGVGRLGDVIGRRRLLLVGLAVFTAASVLCSAAPGLGWLIAARALQGVGAAIMMALTMALVGEAIPKERTGRAMGLLGTLSAVGTALGPTLGGLLIELGGWQAIFLIKLPLGVATLVLALRALPPDARPGGDARPPFDKAGVVVLAMTLAAYALAMTLGKGRFGILNAALLLAAIVGGALFLRVEARAQAPLVRPGLFRQGALGAGFAMSALVTAVVMATLVVGPFYLASAFALDAARVGLVMSAGPLVAALSGMPAGRLVDRLGAQRMTVAGLGAMALGAFALPALSASVGLPGYVGSLAVITSGYALFQAANNTAVMTRSSADQRGLVSGLLNLSRNLGLITGASFMGAVFAAGAGESDFTSLAPQAATAGLMAAFTVAGCFVLAALLLAVRSVVATRRAEQLRAE